TCTCGAGACATAATATAACTGAACTCTTTGTAGCTGCAGAACAAACAGCTAGTTTCTTCCCCTGTAGCATTAATTTCAAGAACGCCCAATTCATAATTAAAAAAGAATAAAAAAATTTCATTAGGGTAATTTAAACAAAGCTTGTTATTATTACAGCAGCTCTTGCTTCATCCATTAGTCTTATTACACCAGGTCTTGCTTCTACCTGAAACCAAAAAAAAAAAAATAGGCAAAGAGATTTAGATTCTCTCATAGAGAAACTAAATAAGATGATGTGTTCAGGATCTCTCTACTTACACTTCCTGACTTTATGATCTCTTTGTACCTCTCTGTCTTCCAATCCTGCAGAGTATCAATCAACTTGGCTCGACCATCGTCACTCTCGGGAGGCGAGTCGAAAAGGGTCGAAGTCGGCCATCCATTTTCTCTAAAGTACCATCTCATTTTAGGCTTTCCACCTCCGACCAGGTTCTGAAACTTGTCGTAGAACTCGAGGCTCCAGTTGAGAGACTCGGATGAAGAAGGAGGACAACGAACATCGAAATGCGCGAAGGCGTCGTTGTAAGCTTGACGGTGTAGATTCTCCGATTCGAGTATCACACCGTCGCAGTCGAAGATCAGAGCTTCGAGAGACCGTGAAGATGACGCCGACACTGTAGAGATCCTCGCTTTCTGATAAACGTTTCTGGATTTGAAACGCAGCGTTTGGAGACAAGGGAAGCGGTTGAAGCCAACGGAGGAGGTGGTTGGGGGCAAGAGAATCGATGAGTGGCTGCAAGAAACCGCCATTGATGAATCTCTCACTCTGAGTGTGTGTGTGTGTGTGTGGTTCTAGAGAAGGATCCGAGCTGGTCTGACTAAGTGAGATAGAATTAAAAAAATGTGTGGTCTTCCTTGCGAGTAACGGTATTTAACTAACTTTTCTATCATACACCAAATGGCTTTTGGGTCACTAAGGCCCATTAACTGAAACCTACATGGGCCTGCTCCAGGAATTAGGTCTCCTCTGCTTTCACTTGATGAACAAGAAATTGTTTTGCCCTTATTAAACCATCGTCAAAACATTAGGCCATAAAAGCCTGCTCAATCACTTTGTCTAGTTTATAATCACTTTTGATCACTTTGTCTAATTTATAAGGGAAAATTGGAAATATGGAATAAAAAGACAAGCAGATTGTCCCTTTGCCATAATATGAATTATAAGTTGTCTCAATGCCATAATATTTTCTGTAAGCCCAATTAAGGGGGATGTATTCAATTTAACATTTGATGTGATTTGATTTTTAATGGGGTTTTAAATGATTTCAATAAGTTGCAGAGATTTAAGTGATTTTTGTTAAACTACTCTAGAATATCACCTAAAATTATGGGATTTGAGTTTTAATTTTTTTAACTAAGAAATCCTACCCAAACACCCTAAAATCAACTGAAAACTTTAAAACTCCACAACTTAAAATATTTTCAATAACAGTGGATTTCAGAATACTTTAAGAAATGTCAAATTCAATAACAGTGGATTTTAAATGAGTTTTTAAAATTCATGCTTCAATAACACTGGATTTGTCATTTTAATACAAATCACCTGAAACTCTCGGTTGAATACATCCCCCTAAACCCCTAATCTAATCTTTTAAACGTTTTTGTTGATTTAATTATGTAAAAGAAGAAAAAAAATTAAAAAAAAAAGTTCTTTGTTAATTTAATTATTAAAAAAATACAAAAGGATAATATGAATTATAAGTTGTCCTAATGCCATAATGTTTTCTGTAAACCCAATTAAACCCCTAATCTAATCTTTTAAACGTTTTTGTTAATTTAATTATGTTAATAAAATATTATTATTATTTTTAATTAATTTAATTATTAAAAAAATATATATACAAAAGGGAAAAAATCGACTAAAATTTCCCCCAAGCTCGATGAACCCTAATTGCTGTCTCCTCCTTTGGCGATAGAGAGAAAGGACGATTTGAAGGGGATCTCGCCGTCGCCGGTGTCGTTTTGGCCGGTAATACTCCGCCGGTGTTCTTCTTCTTCTTAATCGAAGTCTCAGAGACCTCGTCTCACTTGGCGACTCGTTCTCAATTAAGTCGCCGAAGACCGCTGAAGCTCGTACCTCGCCGATAACTGAACTCGTGCCTCACCGCTCCGCTCTCACTCTCTCAGCCATAGTTTCAAGCAAACCAATCGATTCTCCTCAGGTTTGTTTATGAATTTTTTGCATGTCTTTGTATCTTTTACTTGAGGTTTTTTAAGATCGATTTTAACTCTCATAAGTTTCGTTTTTTTTTCTGTGAATTATTTAGGATTCAATCTTATCAAAGTTTCCTACTTTTTTGAGCTTTGGTTAATTTGTTTTTGTAGCAACCGATCTCTAGTAACTCTTGTTTTATCTTGTGAATTATATTATGATGCATGCGTTTATAAATATTGACTGTAGTGATTGTGTTTCTTGCATTGTTTATAGGTATGACGAT
The DNA window shown above is from Brassica oleracea var. oleracea cultivar TO1000 chromosome C3, BOL, whole genome shotgun sequence and carries:
- the LOC106329051 gene encoding haloacid dehalogenase-like hydrolase domain-containing protein At4g39970, with protein sequence MAVSCSHSSILLPPTTSSVGFNRFPCLQTLRFKSRNVYQKARISTVSASSSRSLEALIFDCDGVILESENLHRQAYNDAFAHFDVRCPPSSSESLNWSLEFYDKFQNLVGGGKPKMRWYFRENGWPTSTLFDSPPESDDGRAKLIDTLQDWKTERYKEIIKSGSVEARPGVIRLMDEARAAGKKLAVCSAATKSSVILCLENLIQIERFQGLDCFLAGDDVKEKKPDPSIYITAAEKLGVSVNDCLVIEDSVIGLQAATKAGMSCVITYTSSTSDQDFKEAIAVYPDLTNVSLKDLETLLQTIVTAA